GATCAGAATAGATCTTTTAAGAGTCAATTATTTAGGATAGAGGACCAGAATGGTAATTGGAATATTCTTATGGAGACACATTTTAGGCGTGGCGGTGAATTAGATAAATTATTATCGGTAGGACATCGTTGATGTTATTTTTTTCAGTTAAATATGTATTACCTGGATTTGGTATAGCTTTTGGCAGCAGTTTATTATTTATTTGCTTGATTTTATTATTACCTTTAAGTGCATTAATGATGCAACTATCTCAAATGAATTTTTCTCAATATTGGGATATAATTACAGATCCAGCATTATTAGTATCCTATAAAATTACTTTATTATCTGCTGGATCAGCAACATTATTTAATGCTGTATTTGGTATGTTAGTATCATGGGTAATAACCAGATATCAATTTCCTGGTAAAAAATTATTAGATGCATTAATAGATTTGCCTTTTGCTTTACCTACTGCAGTAGCAGGATTAACTTTAGCAACATTATTTTCAACATCAGGTTGGTATGGAAGTTGGTTATCTCGAGTAGGTATTACAGTATCATATACATGGATAGGAATATCTATTGCTATGATTTTTACAAGTATTCCATTTGTAGTACGTACGGTGCAGCCAGTATTAGAAGAGTTTGCTGAAGAATACGAAGAAGTAGCAAAGACTCTTGGAGCTGATCATTGGCAAATTTTTTATAATATAATTTTTCCGGAATTGGCACCAGCTTGGTTATCTGGTGTAGTGTTATCTTTTATCCGAAGCTTAGGTGAATTTGGTGCAGTCATTTTTATTGCAGGAAATATTGCATGGAAGAATGAGGTAATATCTTTAATTATTTTTATTCGTTTACAAGAATTTGATTATCCAGCAGCTAGCGCTATTGCTTCTGTAATTTTGATTGTTTCTTTATTATTATTATTATTTACTAATATGTTTCAATTACGAATAAATCGGAGGCTTAAGGGATCTTAGTGATAAATATATTTAATAATTATGTCAATAGGAATAATAATTGTATTCGTCATATTACATTGAACCAATGGGTTTTAATTATCTTGGCTATGTTTATATCATCAGTGTTATTGTTAGTTCCTTTAATTGTGATTTTTGTATCTGCTTTTTCAGAAGGATTAAAAGTAGTTAGAATAAATTTGATTGATAAAGATATGGTGCACGCAATTTTTTTAACGGTTATTGTAGTGTTATTTACTGTACCTATTAATATATTTTTTGGGGTATTGATGGCTTGGTTAGTAACTCGTTTTAAATTTTATGGAAGGCAATTTTTATTAGTTTTTTTAAATATACCTATTGCTGTTTCTCCGGTAATTGCTGGATTGTTATATTTGTTACTTTATACAAATAATAATGTAATAGTAAATTGGCTGGATTTACATAATATACAAATAATATTCACATGGTTAGGAGTAGTGTTAGTTACTATTTTTGTCACCTGTCCTTTTGTAGTACATGAGCTTGTTCCGGTGATGGTAAATAGAGGCAGACAAGAAGATGAGGCGGCAGTACTTCTTGGGGCTTCTGGTTGGATGATGTTTCGTTATGTTACTTTTCCAAATATCCGTTGGGCTTTGTTATATGGAGCCATCTTGACTAATGCTCGTGCTATTGGTGAATTTGGAGCAGTATCTATAGTATCAGGGTTGATACGTGGAGAAACATATACTTTATCATTATATGTAGAATTATTATATCAAGATTATAATACTGTTGGTGCATTTATTGCCGCATCATTATTAGCTTCTATTTCAATTGTTATGTTATTTATAAAGAATTATTTACAAAGTCGTTTGAAACATGTATGAATTAATATTTGTGGTTAGGGATAAGCAATGAGTATTGAAATAGACGGGATAAATAAATTTTTTGGTCATGACAAAGTGCTAACTAATATTTCTTTACATATCGAATCTGGAGAAATTATAGCATTATTAGGTCCATCTGGTTCTGGAAAGACAACATTATTACGTATTATTGCTGGATTGGAATATCATAATAGTGGTTGTTTACGTTTTAGAGGTAAAGACGTAAGTCAACTTAGTGCACGTGATCGTCATGTTGGTTTTGTTTTTCAAAATTATGCTTTATTTCGTCATATGACAGTATCGGATAATGTTTCTTTTGGCATAAGAATGTTACCACGTCATAAACGTCCCAATTCTCATGCAATTAATAAAAAAGTTATGCAGTTGTTGACTATGGTACAATTAGAAGGTTTAGGAAATAGATATCCTGAGCAACTTTCTGGAGGGCAAAAACAACGTGTAGCCTTAGCTCGTTCTTTAGCAATTGAACCAGAAATCTTGTTATTAGATGAACCTTTTGGAGCATTGGATACTCAAGTTAGAAAAGGATTACGTCGTTGGCTTCGCAGATTGCATAGTGAATTTAAATTTACTAGTGTTTTTGTTACACATGATCAAGAAGAAGCGATGGAAGTTGCTAATAGGATAGTAGTTATGAATCGAGGTATTATTGAGCAGATAGGTACACCTAAAGATATTTGGTGTGTACCAGCTACTCGTTTTGTTCTAGAGTTTTTAAGTGAAGTTAATTGTCTACAAGGAATGGTATGTGGTTCAGAATTATCTATTGGGTCTTATCATTGGTCTTTACCATACGTGCCTGCTTTTCAGGGAAAAGTAGAATTATTTTTTCGTCCGTGGGAAATGGATATTAGTAAAGAATCTAATGTATTGCATCCATTACCAGCTAAGATTGTTAATGTTAGTTTACATGGATTTTATTGGCAGTTAAGTGTAGAGCCTTTGGGTTGGCACCAAGATTTATTGACTATAATTTTAGGAATTGGGGATATTTTTGGTATCCCAGAATGCGGATCATGTTGTTATTTAAGCGGGCGTAATGCGCGATTATTTTCAGAAGAAATAGCACAATTGTAAGTGTAAGCAATAATGTTGTTTCTCAGGATGCTCTCATGGTCTTAAAGATAAGAGATAGATGTAGATGTAAGTAATAACAATAGAGACGTAAGTTTTGTTTACTTGGCTTATATTGGTATACGGATATATGAATAGTTTAATGATACTCTTAGATTTAAGAGTTGTATATAAAAAGATTTGGTTTTTATGTGTGAATTGTAAGATTTTTAAATAGCTGGATAAACAAGATGGTAAAGGATATTAATTAAAACTATATAGAGTACGGTAGTAAAGTATTTTGTATAGGAGTATATTTTAGGTAATGTAAATTTATAGTTTTTCTATATATTGTTTTGTTATTTTTATTTATAAGTATGTATGTTAATGTAGATTACAATTTTTGTAATAGATTAAGTAGTCTAATAGACTTGCAAAGTTGTTATTTTTCAGGTTATATTTTCATGGTATATTACGTTTACATTAATTAATAATTAATATTATTATTATTCCTATCTGTTTTAATACAGGCGTATTATTGTTTGTGCTGCATAAGTAAATGCATTATTGATTCTGTAGTTGGATGATTTAACGCTTTTTTTGCTATTTTCTTCGCATCGTGATAGTACGAATTGCGGATTATTTTTTTTATTTGTGGAATAGATACGGAACTCATACTAAACTCATCTAATCCCATTCCTAGTAATAGTAAAGTAGTGCGTTCATCTCCCGCCATTTCTCCACACATAGCTGTCCATTTCCCTTCAGAATGTGAAGCTTCAATTACTTGTTTGATTAATATTAAAATAGATGGAGATATGGGATTATATAAATGAGATATTAATTTGTTGCCACGATCTACGGCGAGAGTGTATTGTGTCAAATCATTGGTTCCAATACTGAAAAAATCTACTTCTTTAATCAAATGATGAGCGATAATTGCAGCAGCAGGAGTTTCGATCATAATTCCTACTTTAATATTTTCGTCAAATTTTTTTCCTTCTTTATGTAGTTGTTTTTTTAATAAATTTAGTTCTGTATTTAAAGTTTTTATTTCTTCTACAGAAATAATCATAGGATACATTATGCGTAATTTACCGAAAAATGAAGCGCGTAAGATAGCACGTAATTGGGTATGCAGTATATCTTTTCTATCTAACATTATGCGAATTGCCCGCCATCCAAGAAATGGATTCTCTTCGTTTGGAAGATGCATGTAAGGTAAATTTTTATCACCTCCAATATCCATAATACGTATGATTACAGCTTGATTAATCATTGATTCAGCTGCTTTTTTATAAGCTTTAAATTGTTCTTCTTCTGTAGGTAATGCATTACGATTCATAAATAAAAATTCAGTTCTATATAATCCTATGCCTTCAGCTCCGTTTTCTTTGGCTCTAATTATATCGTGTATTGCACCGCTAATATTGGCACATATCCGTACTTGATGTTTGTCAAGAGTAATTGCTGGAAGGTGTTTGAATTTAGTTAATTCATATTTTTCAGAAATATATTTTTCTTTTAATATATTGATATTTTTAATGATGTTTGGAGTTGGATTAATGTAAATTTTATTATTTAAGGCATCAAGTATTATAAAGTCTCCATTAGAAACTTGTTTTGTAATAATACCAGTTCCTACAATGGCTGGTAATTCTAAAGAACGAGCCATGATAGAGGTATGCGAAGTTTTCCCTCCGGCATCGGTAATAAATCCTAACACTTTTTTTAAATTTAATTGAGCTGTTTCTGATGGACTAAGATCTACAGCAATAATAATTACTTCTTCAGTAATTGTGTTTAAGTCGATAATTGGAATGCCTAAAATATTTTTCAATAAACGATTTCCAATATCTCGTACGTCGGTGGCACGTTCTTTCAAATATTCATCTTCTAGTTTTTCTAAGGCTTTTGCTTGAGTTTCAATCACCGAATACACAGCAGCATCTGCGCTAAATAGTTCTTCTTTAATAAGAGTGATGATATCTTGTTCAAGTTCTTCATCTTCTAGTAATATGATATGGCCTTCAAAGATAGCTTCTTTCTTTGAATCTAATTGTTTTTTTATTTTATTTTTAATTTCTTTTAATTGTCTAGAAGTTTCAGTGCGTCCAGAAATAAACCGATTTATTTCTTGTTCAATAGAACCAATAGCGATTTTTTTTGAATTAATGAGAATTTTTTTTTCTTTTAATAGCAACGCTTTGCCGAAGGCGATGCCAGGTGATACTGAAGTTCCTGAAATCATAAATTCTACCTTCATTAGAGTCATGGGGAGTTGAGTTTATTATCTACATATTGATTGATTGTGTTATTTTTCTTTTTATTTAAGTTCAGCAATGAATTTAATTAAGTGCTGAACTGCTTGTTCTGCGTCTACGCCATGAGCAGAAATAATAACTATAGAACCTTTACTTAATCCTAGTGCTTGCAGTTTAAATAAACTTTTAGCACTTGCTTTTTTTCCATTAGAGATTACTGTAATTTCAGAATTAAAGTTTTTTGCTTCTTTTACAAATTGAGTAGCTGGGCGAGTATGTAAACCATTGGCAGCGGTAATCACAGTTTCTTTTTGATACATTTTTATCTCCATTTGATTAAATAATATGATGAAAATAATATTTTTTTCAAGTTTATTAAATTAAATAAATTTTTGATGAATATAGACGAACAAATTTATATATATATTTATATATAAATAAATAATCTATTGATTTTGTTTTATCTTTTATGTATATCACATTCAAAATAGAATATGAACTAAAGATATTTTTCATTAATTTTTTTAAGATTTTATAATATAGCAGAAAATATAGTATTCTATTTATATAATGTAATTAATTCAATGTTTTTATATATTCTTTAATGAATAAAAGTGTATAGCCTTTCTTGTATTTATTAAAAATATAAACAGAAAACACTCGAAATGAGTGTTTTCTGTTTTGTTTGTTTAGTACTAACTAATATAAAAATTATTATTTTTATAAGTTTGAAAATAATACAGTACTTAAATATCGCTCGCTGGATGATGGTAGTATGACTACTATATTTTTAGTTTCGTAGATTTTGTTTTTTTGTAGTTCTATAGCAGCTGCCAATGCAGCACCTGAAGAAATTCCAGCTAAAATTCCTTCTTTTTCCATCAAATGTTTGGCATAGCTAATAGCTGCGTCTATGCTTACTGTTTCTACGTGATCAATTAAAGTTAAGTCAAGATTTTTTGGAATAAATCCAGCGCCAATGCCCTGAATTTTGTGTGGTGCTGGATTTATTTTTTGACCAGATAGTGTTTGAGTGATGACTGGAGAATTGTCTGGTTCTACTGCTACGATAATTATTTTTTTATTTTTCTTTATATTTTTTTTAAAAAATCTTCCAATCCCGGTGATAGTGCCGCCTGTGCCAACTCCAGCTACAAGTATGTCTATCTGTCCATTAGAGTCGTTCCAAATTTCAGGTCCTGTTGTTTTTTCATGAATTTCTGGATTTGCAGGATTACTAAATTGCTGTAATAATAGATAACGTTTAGGATCAGAAGAAACGATCTCTTTTGCTTTAGCAATAGCTCCTTTCATTCCATCATTTCCTTCTGTTAATATAATTTCAGCGCCTAAGGCTTTAATTAATTTACGGCGTTCAATGCTCATTGTTTCTGGCATGGTTAAAGTTAATTTGTAGTGACGTGCAGCTGCTACGTAGGCTAGAGCAATACCAGTATTGCCGCTTGTTGCTTCTATCAGTTTTGTATTTGATTTTAATAGGTTTCTTTTTTCTGCATCCCAAATCATATTAGCGCCAATACGACATTTAACACTAAAGCTAGGATTTCTAGATTCTATCTTAACCATAATATGTCCATTTCCAATTTTATTAAGGCGGACTAATGGAGTATGACCGATAGTATAAGAATTATCTTGATAGATTTTGTACATACTTAATGTTCCTCAGTGTCATATAACATTACATGATATATTTGTTTTGAAATAGAATATCTTTAAAAGATAGACAG
This genomic interval from Candidatus Blochmannia sp. SNP contains the following:
- a CDS encoding HPr family phosphocarrier protein, giving the protein MYQKETVITAANGLHTRPATQFVKEAKNFNSEITVISNGKKASAKSLFKLQALGLSKGSIVIISAHGVDAEQAVQHLIKFIAELK
- the cysA gene encoding sulfate/thiosulfate ABC transporter ATP-binding protein CysA, yielding MSIEIDGINKFFGHDKVLTNISLHIESGEIIALLGPSGSGKTTLLRIIAGLEYHNSGCLRFRGKDVSQLSARDRHVGFVFQNYALFRHMTVSDNVSFGIRMLPRHKRPNSHAINKKVMQLLTMVQLEGLGNRYPEQLSGGQKQRVALARSLAIEPEILLLDEPFGALDTQVRKGLRRWLRRLHSEFKFTSVFVTHDQEEAMEVANRIVVMNRGIIEQIGTPKDIWCVPATRFVLEFLSEVNCLQGMVCGSELSIGSYHWSLPYVPAFQGKVELFFRPWEMDISKESNVLHPLPAKIVNVSLHGFYWQLSVEPLGWHQDLLTIILGIGDIFGIPECGSCCYLSGRNARLFSEEIAQL
- the ptsI gene encoding phosphoenolpyruvate-protein phosphotransferase PtsI, whose protein sequence is MISGTSVSPGIAFGKALLLKEKKILINSKKIAIGSIEQEINRFISGRTETSRQLKEIKNKIKKQLDSKKEAIFEGHIILLEDEELEQDIITLIKEELFSADAAVYSVIETQAKALEKLEDEYLKERATDVRDIGNRLLKNILGIPIIDLNTITEEVIIIAVDLSPSETAQLNLKKVLGFITDAGGKTSHTSIMARSLELPAIVGTGIITKQVSNGDFIILDALNNKIYINPTPNIIKNINILKEKYISEKYELTKFKHLPAITLDKHQVRICANISGAIHDIIRAKENGAEGIGLYRTEFLFMNRNALPTEEEQFKAYKKAAESMINQAVIIRIMDIGGDKNLPYMHLPNEENPFLGWRAIRIMLDRKDILHTQLRAILRASFFGKLRIMYPMIISVEEIKTLNTELNLLKKQLHKEGKKFDENIKVGIMIETPAAAIIAHHLIKEVDFFSIGTNDLTQYTLAVDRGNKLISHLYNPISPSILILIKQVIEASHSEGKWTAMCGEMAGDERTTLLLLGMGLDEFSMSSVSIPQIKKIIRNSYYHDAKKIAKKALNHPTTESIMHLLMQHKQ
- the cysT gene encoding sulfate/thiosulfate ABC transporter permease CysT → MLFFSVKYVLPGFGIAFGSSLLFICLILLLPLSALMMQLSQMNFSQYWDIITDPALLVSYKITLLSAGSATLFNAVFGMLVSWVITRYQFPGKKLLDALIDLPFALPTAVAGLTLATLFSTSGWYGSWLSRVGITVSYTWIGISIAMIFTSIPFVVRTVQPVLEEFAEEYEEVAKTLGADHWQIFYNIIFPELAPAWLSGVVLSFIRSLGEFGAVIFIAGNIAWKNEVISLIIFIRLQEFDYPAASAIASVILIVSLLLLLFTNMFQLRINRRLKGS
- the cysK gene encoding cysteine synthase A, which gives rise to MYKIYQDNSYTIGHTPLVRLNKIGNGHIMVKIESRNPSFSVKCRIGANMIWDAEKRNLLKSNTKLIEATSGNTGIALAYVAAARHYKLTLTMPETMSIERRKLIKALGAEIILTEGNDGMKGAIAKAKEIVSSDPKRYLLLQQFSNPANPEIHEKTTGPEIWNDSNGQIDILVAGVGTGGTITGIGRFFKKNIKKNKKIIIVAVEPDNSPVITQTLSGQKINPAPHKIQGIGAGFIPKNLDLTLIDHVETVSIDAAISYAKHLMEKEGILAGISSGAALAAAIELQKNKIYETKNIVVILPSSSERYLSTVLFSNL
- a CDS encoding sulfate ABC transporter permease; this translates as MINIFNNYVNRNNNCIRHITLNQWVLIILAMFISSVLLLVPLIVIFVSAFSEGLKVVRINLIDKDMVHAIFLTVIVVLFTVPINIFFGVLMAWLVTRFKFYGRQFLLVFLNIPIAVSPVIAGLLYLLLYTNNNVIVNWLDLHNIQIIFTWLGVVLVTIFVTCPFVVHELVPVMVNRGRQEDEAAVLLGASGWMMFRYVTFPNIRWALLYGAILTNARAIGEFGAVSIVSGLIRGETYTLSLYVELLYQDYNTVGAFIAASLLASISIVMLFIKNYLQSRLKHV